The following are from one region of the Sandaracinus amylolyticus genome:
- the dapF gene encoding diaminopimelate epimerase — protein sequence MRPLLFEKYEGLGNDFVVVEGTSSMLSTEDVMRICDRHRGIGADGVLFTGVSAGRPFMSVINADGSTAEMCGNGLRCVALHLVRRGLVDGRTFEVDTDAGVHAVRVLEVAAPGRVEVSMRAPSLAPRDVPAVFDAPLIDGELRADGVVLHGTAVSMGNPHLVTFDAPETSRLRLGPMLQDDRRFPEKVNVGFARMKGRSAMQLDVYERGAGWTQACGTGACAAAVAAVETGRASRGAPIEVVLPGGPLEIVVGNAGERVHMTGPARHVFSGRLTLPL from the coding sequence ATGCGTCCTCTGCTCTTCGAGAAATACGAAGGCCTCGGCAACGACTTCGTCGTGGTCGAGGGCACGTCGTCGATGCTCTCGACCGAAGACGTGATGCGCATCTGCGATCGCCACCGCGGCATCGGCGCCGACGGAGTGCTCTTCACCGGCGTGAGCGCGGGACGCCCCTTCATGTCGGTGATCAACGCGGACGGCAGCACCGCCGAGATGTGCGGCAACGGCCTGCGCTGCGTCGCGCTGCACCTCGTGCGTCGCGGTCTGGTCGACGGTCGCACGTTCGAGGTCGACACCGACGCGGGCGTGCACGCGGTGCGCGTGCTCGAGGTCGCCGCGCCCGGTCGCGTCGAGGTCTCGATGCGCGCGCCGAGCCTCGCGCCGCGCGACGTGCCGGCCGTCTTCGACGCGCCGCTGATCGACGGCGAGCTGCGCGCCGACGGCGTCGTGCTGCACGGCACCGCGGTGTCGATGGGCAACCCGCACCTCGTCACGTTCGACGCGCCCGAGACCTCGCGGCTGCGCCTCGGCCCGATGCTGCAGGACGATCGGCGCTTCCCCGAGAAGGTGAACGTCGGCTTCGCGAGGATGAAGGGTCGCAGCGCGATGCAGCTCGACGTCTACGAGCGCGGCGCGGGCTGGACCCAGGCGTGTGGCACCGGCGCGTGCGCGGCGGCGGTCGCGGCGGTCGAGACCGGTCGCGCATCGCGCGGCGCGCCGATCGAGGTCGTGCTCCCGGGCGGCCCGCTCGAGATCGTCGTGGGCAACGCGGGCGAGCGAGTGCACATGACCGGCCCGGCGCGTCACGTGTTCTCGGGCCGCCTGACGCTGCCGCTCTGA
- a CDS encoding helix-turn-helix domain-containing protein, whose product MPGSTMGVRIERARELAGLNKNQLARAVGTSWQHVDHWERDRTQPSPTSLSRLASVLGVTLAYLLGEEEPVVPPLQEALETFLRSYAPPDLTPQETAWLRAAPIDPALATPGTYLDLLHRIRMPRPASTIPPAPAADDEEPSRNKTGRRAKVRMEDVLARVKGRR is encoded by the coding sequence ATGCCGGGATCCACGATGGGCGTGCGCATCGAGCGCGCCCGAGAGCTCGCCGGGCTCAACAAGAACCAGCTCGCGCGCGCCGTGGGCACCTCGTGGCAGCACGTCGATCACTGGGAGCGCGATCGCACCCAGCCGAGCCCGACGTCGCTCTCGCGGCTCGCGTCGGTGCTCGGCGTGACGCTCGCGTATCTGCTCGGCGAGGAAGAGCCGGTCGTGCCGCCGCTGCAGGAAGCGCTCGAGACCTTCCTGCGCAGCTACGCGCCGCCCGACCTCACGCCGCAGGAGACCGCCTGGCTGCGCGCGGCGCCGATCGACCCCGCGCTCGCGACCCCGGGCACGTACCTCGATCTGCTCCACCGCATCCGCATGCCGCGGCCCGCGAGCACGATCCCGCCCGCCCCCGCGGCCGACGACGAAGAGCCGTCGCGCAACAAGACCGGCCGGCGCGCCAAGGTGCGCATGGAAGACGTGCTCGCGCGCGTGAAAGGACGCCGATGA
- a CDS encoding serine/threonine-protein kinase: protein MSAPLPAHPDDTWIGRVIDGRYRILRRLGVGGMGVVFEAEHLKLGKRVALKAIAPERIGDAEVAARFTREAMATAQIEHPHIAAGFDYGLLAEGGAYLVAQLVRGTSLRERLARGPTPWREACGIAAQIADALTAIHRAGYVHRDLTPENVLVADRDDGTSHVYVLDLGVAALLAASAPPPQPTAGTLTVMGTIVGTAGYMAPEQALGRIVDARADLYVVGVLLWEMIAGRPLFSRDVGLTAIVASQLSSEPPGAPAPFDATVPFDLERLLRDLLSVEADRRPASASELRTELLRIQGSVAREPTARIALPAPPSDPIDELTRIASAIGDRVRVALRTRDGKRGIAIGLGVGALPALVLLIGTYALLASDPPEAMIAPAVHAPAEVVAAAVPVPAVPEPPGPHDATIERMLHGRQHRERERAAAAILEADPATVPAYARHVAGLTIANRCPQRAQHLDAIRALGDPRALPALEWLAAEPTTGCGRRGRFDCYGCLREQIPLTIAALTAAH, encoded by the coding sequence ATGAGCGCACCGCTGCCCGCGCACCCCGACGACACCTGGATCGGCCGCGTCATCGACGGCCGCTATCGGATCCTTCGTCGGCTCGGCGTGGGTGGCATGGGCGTGGTGTTCGAGGCCGAGCACCTGAAGCTCGGCAAGCGCGTCGCGCTCAAGGCGATCGCGCCCGAGCGCATCGGTGACGCGGAGGTCGCGGCGCGCTTCACGCGCGAGGCGATGGCGACCGCGCAGATCGAGCACCCGCACATCGCGGCGGGCTTCGACTACGGTCTGCTCGCCGAGGGCGGCGCGTACCTCGTCGCGCAGCTCGTGCGCGGCACCAGCCTGCGCGAGCGCCTGGCCCGCGGTCCGACGCCGTGGCGCGAGGCGTGCGGGATCGCGGCGCAGATCGCGGACGCGCTCACCGCGATCCACCGCGCGGGCTACGTGCATCGCGACCTCACGCCGGAGAACGTGCTGGTCGCGGATCGCGACGACGGCACCTCGCACGTCTACGTGCTCGATCTCGGCGTCGCCGCGCTGCTCGCGGCGAGCGCGCCGCCTCCGCAGCCGACCGCCGGCACGCTCACCGTGATGGGCACGATCGTCGGCACCGCGGGCTACATGGCGCCCGAGCAGGCGCTGGGACGCATCGTCGATGCGCGCGCCGATCTCTACGTCGTCGGCGTGCTGCTCTGGGAGATGATCGCGGGGCGCCCGCTCTTCTCTCGCGACGTGGGCCTCACCGCGATCGTCGCGTCGCAGCTCTCGTCCGAGCCGCCCGGCGCGCCCGCGCCGTTCGACGCCACCGTGCCCTTCGATCTCGAGCGCCTCCTGCGCGACCTGCTGAGCGTCGAGGCGGATCGACGCCCCGCGAGCGCGAGCGAGCTGCGCACCGAGCTGCTGCGCATCCAGGGCTCGGTCGCGCGCGAGCCCACCGCGCGCATCGCGCTCCCTGCACCGCCGTCGGATCCCATCGACGAGCTCACGCGTATCGCGTCGGCGATCGGCGATCGCGTCCGGGTCGCGCTGCGCACGCGCGACGGCAAGCGCGGGATCGCGATCGGTCTGGGCGTGGGTGCGCTGCCCGCGCTCGTGCTGCTGATCGGCACCTACGCGCTGCTCGCGAGCGACCCGCCCGAGGCGATGATCGCGCCCGCGGTGCACGCGCCGGCCGAGGTGGTCGCGGCCGCGGTGCCGGTCCCCGCGGTGCCCGAGCCGCCCGGACCGCACGACGCGACGATCGAGCGAATGCTCCACGGCCGCCAGCACCGCGAGCGCGAGCGCGCGGCGGCGGCGATCCTCGAGGCCGATCCCGCGACCGTGCCCGCCTACGCGCGCCACGTCGCGGGCCTCACGATCGCGAACCGATGCCCCCAGCGCGCCCAGCACCTCGACGCGATCCGCGCGCTCGGCGATCCTCGCGCGCTCCCCGCCCTCGAGTGGCTCGCAGCCGAACCGACCACCGGATGCGGCCGCCGTGGCCGATTCGACTGCTACGGGTGCCTCCGAGAGCAGATTCCGCTGACGATTGCCGCGCTGACGGCGGCCCACTGA